A portion of the Bifidobacterium lemurum genome contains these proteins:
- a CDS encoding LacI family DNA-binding transcriptional regulator, with the protein MTAQGGNGRRVTLRDVAREAGVSLKTASNVINGSGRMAEKTRLRVQQVIDELGYQVNVAARNLSRDHTGFITLAVPSLTPPYLAELANRVIDEARKRDYSVYVTTYAEGSAKGARALLESFNNTVSDGMILSMSEVEKLDPEDLDVNFPLVVVGARTTWGRADHVTPDDVQAASEATRYLFSHGVRSLAVVGAREDYDEAEALRAIEGNAQLRLRGVVEECLREGCSLDSRLVGNTGQDWTIGSGAKVTQRLIDSGVPFDGIVAFNDQLAIGAVSALKANGVEIPEQVQVIGFDNIEEAAYLQIPLTTMDSRLDWTAPTAVERILARIGGEELSAERLTTPSRVIERSTTR; encoded by the coding sequence ATGACAGCGCAGGGAGGCAACGGCAGGCGCGTGACGCTTCGCGACGTGGCGCGCGAGGCCGGCGTCTCGTTGAAAACCGCGTCCAATGTGATCAACGGCTCCGGGCGTATGGCGGAGAAAACCCGCCTTCGTGTGCAGCAGGTGATCGACGAACTGGGATACCAGGTCAATGTCGCCGCCCGCAACCTCAGCCGCGACCACACCGGCTTCATCACCCTCGCCGTGCCCAGCCTCACCCCGCCGTACCTGGCCGAACTGGCCAACCGGGTGATCGACGAGGCCCGCAAGCGCGACTATTCCGTCTACGTCACCACCTACGCCGAAGGATCGGCGAAAGGCGCCCGCGCGCTGCTGGAATCCTTCAACAACACCGTCTCCGACGGCATGATCCTCTCCATGAGCGAGGTCGAAAAACTCGATCCCGAAGATTTGGATGTGAACTTTCCCTTGGTGGTGGTCGGCGCGCGCACCACATGGGGGCGGGCCGACCACGTGACGCCCGACGACGTGCAGGCCGCAAGCGAGGCGACCCGCTATCTGTTCTCGCATGGCGTGCGCTCGCTGGCCGTGGTGGGCGCGCGAGAGGATTACGACGAGGCCGAGGCGCTGCGGGCCATCGAAGGCAACGCGCAGCTGCGTCTGCGCGGCGTGGTGGAGGAGTGCCTGCGTGAGGGGTGTTCGCTGGATTCTCGTCTGGTGGGCAACACCGGGCAGGATTGGACCATCGGTTCGGGGGCGAAGGTGACGCAGCGGCTGATCGACTCGGGAGTGCCCTTCGATGGCATCGTCGCGTTCAACGACCAGCTGGCGATCGGTGCGGTTTCCGCATTGAAGGCCAATGGCGTGGAGATTCCCGAACAGGTGCAGGTGATCGGTTTCGACAACATCGAAGAGGCGGCGTACCTGCAGATTCCTCTGACCACGATGGATTCGCGGCTCGACTGGACCGCGCCCACCGCGGTGGAGCGCATCCTCGCGCGCATCGGCGGCGAGGAGTTGTCCGCCGAACGCCTCACTACCCCCTCACGCGTGATCGAACGCAGCACCACCCGATAG